AGGATTTAATAATCAATACGAAACTGTTTCAGACGGCGTGGTGCGTCTGGTGGGAGGAGACAGTCCCTGGGAGGGTCGAGTCGAAGTTTTACACAACGGCGACTGGGGGACGGTGTGCGACGACCACTGGAGCCAGCAGCACGCGGAGGTGGTCTGCAGACAGCTGGGCTACAGGTACCGAAAACGACACTGTGATCCTGTGGAGTTAAAGCCCCTGGAAACCCACTTCTACTTTCTATTCTAAAGCTCTAACAGATTTTGGTTCCGTCAGACACTCTCTTCACCAACATCTGACGACAGGTCTGTTTGTTCATCATTATTCTGCTATGATTACCTGAGGTGTGGCCAGCAAGAGCAAATAAAGCCCAGCCACTAATAAATGTCGGGTACACAGAGAAAACGCAGGAGAGTGAAATTACTTGTCGCCTCATACAGCCGCTCACATgatgaattaaatataaagcacatttacacAGCACTAATCCCGTCATTACTGCGGCAGAGTCGTGCTGCACTCATCCCTCTGCAGATCTACGTCtctgttttaaaagtaaattacagtttttttctttgccttaAGAAAAAAAGCTAAACACTTTTTCCACTGCattctggggtttttttctgcGTTAAACTCAAGTCTTAAAAATGTTCGCTGCACGTAATTAAATGTGCAGATGCTTGAGAGCGTGTTGAGTTTCATTCACGGCACATTAACGTTGTtcggggggggggtgcagaaTGGAACATCTGGCACGCCTCTAACTGCACTGATGCTATTAGTGCTGTGCAAATGAACGCTGTGCGGAATTTATTAAGACAACAGGTAAAATGGAGGAAGTTTGGATGAAGTGGGGAACAGGGGAAATTAGAGTTTAAGGCCTGAAGCTGGTTTCTAATGTAATTACACTTTATTTGAGCACAGCCACACAGACCTGAGGCCGACGAGCTGAACGTGTGAAACTCTGGAGGaatctatttaaaaataaacctaaCACTCTTAACATTTCGTATTTTTTGACCTCCATGATAAAGGGTGTATTTaaggggataaaaaaaaaaaaaaaacgtatattTTTAACCCGCAGGCTTTAAGTTTCAGGGGGTTCAACTCTAAATGGATATATTTAAAGGCAGAGAGTGTAACCTTGACCTTTATACACAATCTATGGCTCCAACCTGGCAGCTTTAAAGTAGCTTTACAGTATAACGTAGagtttcataataaaagaaaaactttacttaatttaactttaaataatcATCAAAACTATCATcgaataaaaacaactcaaatgtACAAgttacaatattaatatttaatgaacTCATATATGTTCTGTGTTACATTACGTATTTAAACTTGGAGTAatttcacattattatatttggACTCTTGCAGGGGGAAGTTTTATTATTGCCCCGGCTGATATCATTTCATTATGTTTACATTGTAATCACAGTAATATAAGTGCAGCgtcattttgttttctacatgCTGGTACGTATGGTGCACAGTTGGGACAGAGAGCTGCTTGGTTTTTGTCTTGCTCTGCTGCTATTGGTTAaggtctgtgtttttttcagggGCACTGTCGCCTGCTTATTTCCCCGGAGTGTCTGTGTTATATTAAACATCAAGTATTCAGAGTTACGGAGGAAAATTCACATCAATAACATCACTTCTGCTGCAGTCGTCTGAACTGTTCCACTTTCAGAGCATTTGGACCCAAACTGTCCTGCACAATCTGCatgatgtgaaagtgaaagGACAACGTGTCGACCACAGTAACTAATCCCGCTTTACGAGAGCAGACAGTAACGTCTTCTCCGCCCCCGCAGGGGTCACGCGGAGGTCGTGTCAGACGGCACCTTCGGGGAGGGTGTCGGTCTGATCCTGCTGGACGACGTGCACTGTGAGGGATCGGAGACCTCCCTGCTGGACTGCCCGCATGGGATCTGGGGGCGGACCGACTGCTCTCACGGCGAGGACGTCGGGGTTCGCTGCCGGGGCCGATTCGGCCTTGAGACCAACGAGGTGCCGGTTATCTCACCTTCCACAGGTATGAGATGAGAGATGAATGAAgcttgtttgcatgttttgatAGTTTCTGAAACCTGTCTCGAGCGactcaattattattattattatttgtatttattaaaccTAATTCATTCAGTGTCTGAACACATTCGCACCTCGAAGCTGCTGAGTACAACCTCAGGCTGCAGTTGTAGCAggtgtttcagatgtgtttcccTGGTGACTCTGTAGATTACGTTCAGACTTGACCCCATCTGTCGAGGGGATCTGGGGTCAGATCTGTCGTGGACCACATCTGGAGGATCAGGACAGCTGACATCCTCCCACCCGCCACATTCatacattcagcccctcctggcctctctctacctctgcctctctctcgatcgtgccaacacacacacacacacacgttgtcatcagacacagaaactcagactggataaaaacaacatcttttGGTCTTCGCCAAAAGCAATGATGTACGTTTGCATTTCCACATCGAGCAAGGGAGTGAAATCGGATcacaggatggatgttaatcgCAGGTCTGAACGGAGCCTAAGTCCAGATCTGTCTGCCCCAACATTCAGACCACTGCTGCCCCCAGTGTGTGGATCAAAATAATTATCCTGCACTGAAAATAATATTGTAAATCAAAGTTATTTCTTCAGAATTTAATTGATTGAAGAATTTTAGTGTTTAATTTGACAGCTTTTGATAAAAACGGGTTCTGcttaataaatcaatcaatcaaaattatatttccacaaatcacaatttgcgTCAACAAGGTGCAGCATCCTCTGACCTTAACATCttagagtgaggaaaaactaccaaaaacaaGCTTTTAACAGGGGAATGCCGAGCAGAGCATATCAACAAAACAATCACATCAAAATCCAGTTTTTAACATAAATGGAGACcaatgtctgacagagatgaattGGGGGCTTGTGTTGTCTATAACTCATTCTTAATTACTTTTCAGAGAAGGGGGAGTTTCAGACAATGCTAGTGACAAAATGCTCCACATTGGTAATGAGAGCAagggaagggaggaagaaaggaaaagaacaaTACTGGCCAACACCGCACTGCACTGCAGAAGTTCGGTGACTGTGCAACTGCAATTAATTTTTCCACCTAAAGGGCAATCAGTCCCTGCAGAGGGCTGGTCTAACGCCAGGCTCTGGGCTATCACTTCACTTCAGTGAACCCCCTGCAGATAAGGCATCAGAATTAACTTTGTATCGACGATCTACACAAGATGCAAACATCGATCGATTCCGTCCAAGAAAGAATAAAACCTGTCTCCTTTTGTGTCACTGCATCGTCCCCTCATTGTGAAAACGCAGGTATGTGTCTGTCCAAAAGAGTTTAAATGCCACACGCTGACAGCAGAGAGGATAATGCGCTGTTTACCGTCTCAGCGCTCCAGAGGTGCTGCGCCTCCTGTCCACACACGGGCCATTAGCATGAGAATAGAggcagaataaaaaacacaccagGGTGCGGGTGACATTTAATTCTGTCAGGAGGCATATATCTTGAGGCTGGAGTGTGTAGATGCACAGACCTGAATAACAATGagagttttgtgttgttgtttgtttctttcctgtctgtcaggTCCCCTGGTGCGTCTTGTggggggcagcagcagaaaggaGGGTCGAGTGGAGGTGTATCTCCATGGTGACTGGGGGAGTATCTGCGACTCGGGCTGGAATGACCTGAACGCAGCtgtggtgtgcagacagctcGGACACAGGTGAATGTTAATGTCCATGaaagaagaacagtgtgataccatcaaataaaaaaggagCATATTCATATTCTCTCCCTTATTCTGCTCAGTGGTGGAGCCGTAGCAACCGGAGGGTTCGGTCAGGGGAAAGGCCCCATTCACCTGGACCAGGTGAGGTGCACGGGGAAGGAGGAGTTCCTGGGAGAGTGTCCCTCCCTGGGTCAGAGCTTCCAGGGCTGCAGACGCAGGGACGACGCCGGGGTGAGTTGTGACGTTGCACCGCGGGAGTCGCCAGCGCAGGCCAAGCCTCAGGAGCAGAGCTGTGGGCTGAGgaagctggtggaggaggagagcaagaggaggagcCGAGGAGAGGAGAACATGCTCACGTAAGACAGAACACGTCCAAATGTGTGGCTTTGTCATGTGTGGAAATACTGTACACACAGAGTCTGTGGAGTAGCGATCCGTGGATGTAGCCGCGGTGGCGAAGTCCAGTCGATCATaacgtttcaccccatttttatatcatcaaataatgaattaaaaccaaacttatcataaaatgaacatttaaaccAATATCAATGTGATGAGAATTACCTACAATGTCAGAAACTATCTTACCGAAAAATGTACTTAGACTTTTTAattcggtccatgtcccatagcatggaagaggcaggatttatgacctatactgcagcaggccaccagggggcaatcaggacactttggctttacttcatgtcggccatctttatatacagtctatggctttTATGggatattttattcaaatcaatTTTTACATGcaagtgaaataaatgaatatttgaaCAAATTTTTATGGTTCGATACTGCCACCATCTGTCCATTCAAAGAACTAATTTCAAAGATCCTTTTTCAGTTCagttacaattttttttttctttttcagaatccatatttatatttttataaaacatcccatttatttataatgaaataaaaagtcttCTGCTTTGACTGAGTCACAATTCAGTTTTGAACAATATTTTGTGCACAAGCTTCAGAGATTCAACCACAGAAGAATGAAGgaattttgtttgtctctctctctcaggaccACGTGGCCATGGCAGGTGTCCGTGTGGCTTCAATCCCAAGAGAAAGATGGCGGTCCTCTCTGCAGCGGCACTCTGATCAGCCCCTGCTGGGCGCTGACCTCCGCTCACTGTGTCAGCAGGTGAATCTGACCCTGAGCTGTGAATCGCTTCCTACGCTGGAGACATCTTCAGCAAAATCCCTAACAAGTATCCAGCTAAAGTTCcttctctcccgctctctctctcctccaggtttGGCGGCGACCCCTCCCAGTACGTGGTGCGTGTCGGGGCGTCGGCGCAGACCCTCACGCCGGAGCAGGTCGTCGTTCACCGGAAGTACAAGGGTCAGAGCGGGGGTCATGACCTGGCTTTGTTGAAGCTGCCCAGCGCCAAGGGTCActgtctgacctttgaccctgacaCGAACGCGGCGTGCCTTCCTACTGCTGATATGGGATCAGGGGGAAGTAGTCCATCCTCTTGTGTCGTCATGGTTACTGCTGGATGGACAGGaccaggtttgtgttttttctccgtcttcagtgtatttttcttttcttttttctttttatatgcTAGTTATTACATAAAGTAAAATGATGAACATGGTGATCGCTGCTGCTAagcattagcatgttagcatgatTCATTTACTAATTGTTCCTCTTTAATCATCTTCTCTGTCGTCTCCCCCAGACTCCGTTCTTGCATCCTGGGTCCCTCTGATGTCGTCATGGCAATGTAAGAAGCGCTATGGCGACAGTTTCTCCAGCCACGGCACGCTGTGTGCTGGCAGTCCTCCAGacaccagcctcctccatgGCAACAGTTGTCAGGGTAACTCCGGAGGCGGGCTGGTGTGTCAACGCGAGACTGGTCGATGGGTCCTCACCGGGGTCGTTGCCGGGGGTTTCAGCTGTGCTGACCCTTCCTCCCCTGCGCTCTACACTCGAGTCAGCCGCTTCAGGGGCTGGATCGACGAGGTCATCAACGTGACGGAGCGTCCGGAGGAGCCGCAgacgcacacgcagacacaagAAGATCTGACGCACAACGATGTAACGCACACAACAcatgaaggacacacacacggcgAGGGCGAAGATATATACCTACACATGCACGATcaacaacagacaaatgaaaTCGGTGagatcaaacagaaacacacacacactcattcgcACACCAATCAGcacggtaacacacacaccaagagcTCCCACGCCCACCATgaagcagacacaaacacacaaatcctgGTCTGATTGAGGCCACGCCATTGGCTTACCATCTGTGCCATGTGACcgcctgaggaggaggaggaggaggagggttaaaGGAAGATGAAATAGAAAGATGCTCTTaacttaaaaagtaaaaaaacggCCGTGTCTGTGCTAATTTCAGATCTGATCTCAGTGTTCGCGGCTGCTTATCGTCAGACGAGCACAGCGACctctcaaagcgctttacattTTCTTGCCTTTCAATGTGGACAGACAAAAAATGATGACGGCAGAGTGTGTGGGTGACGTCTGTTGTTTTACACCATCAGAACAGCGGCCGTTCTGCCGGCAGCATGCTGATGAAGGCCTTACACTGATACTGAAAATCAAAAAATCAGCATGGCATGTATTTTAAGGACTATAGCGCTCGCA
This is a stretch of genomic DNA from Hippoglossus stenolepis isolate QCI-W04-F060 chromosome 21, HSTE1.2, whole genome shotgun sequence. It encodes these proteins:
- the LOC118100893 gene encoding neurotrypsin, encoding MTRTHRAGRMALRGREMLCLIGTCLWLPLLAEVVAEDSYLNEVQNSVPLSCSEGFTELGYYNGTVSQTDSGAPCLKWTEFPDYVMQYPGRGLGDHSYCRNPDRESNPWCFFRQNSGAIGWAYCDCHQGAARLVGSLFSGTGRVEVYLNGQWGAVCDSHWSDRDASVICKQLGLGDIGTALQHSQFGSGSGLFHYERLGCRGDEDTLSRCRSRTFVTGDCSHGNEAAVLCAPPEGSGPPLRLVGGEEDFEGRVEVFHTGRWGSVCDDQWDDRDAEVVCRQLGFGGVAKAWSWAHFGQGSGPILLDAVKCTGNELFLDQCPHGDWEQHNCDHMEDAGVSCSPYTDGVVRLVGGDSPWEGRVEVLHNGDWGTVCDDHWSQQHAEVVCRQLGYRGHAEVVSDGTFGEGVGLILLDDVHCEGSETSLLDCPHGIWGRTDCSHGEDVGVRCRGRFGLETNEVPVISPSTGPLVRLVGGSSRKEGRVEVYLHGDWGSICDSGWNDLNAAVVCRQLGHSGGAVATGGFGQGKGPIHLDQVRCTGKEEFLGECPSLGQSFQGCRRRDDAGVSCDVAPRESPAQAKPQEQSCGLRKLVEEESKRRSRGEENMLTTTWPWQVSVWLQSQEKDGGPLCSGTLISPCWALTSAHCVSRFGGDPSQYVVRVGASAQTLTPEQVVVHRKYKGQSGGHDLALLKLPSAKGHCLTFDPDTNAACLPTADMGSGGSSPSSCVVMVTAGWTGPDSVLASWVPLMSSWQCKKRYGDSFSSHGTLCAGSPPDTSLLHGNSCQGNSGGGLVCQRETGRWVLTGVVAGGFSCADPSSPALYTRVSRFRGWIDEVINVTERPEEPQTHTQTQEDLTHNDVTHTTHEGHTHGEGEDIYLHMHDQQQTNEIGEIKQKHTHTHSHTNQHGNTHTKSSHAHHEADTNTQILV